A region of Eschrichtius robustus isolate mEscRob2 chromosome 19, mEscRob2.pri, whole genome shotgun sequence DNA encodes the following proteins:
- the LOC137753007 gene encoding zinc finger protein 350-like isoform X3, translated as MIEAQETLTFDDVAVDFTWEEWQLLAPPQKDLYRDVMLENYSNLLSVGYKASKPDILSKLDQGEPWTMEDEIHCGTHSVWKVDDHLLEHLQNESMEKRLEQWHKQNPLEYSVHRRRTHFLFRQNHGMFDLHRKSMKSNLTLLSESRSYEIKSPAEFTGEVRSCLHADNEQFHTEIKFPASQKLTSTKSQFIKHQKTQKIKKSHVCGECGKAFIKKSWLTDHQNLHTGEKPHRCNLCGKAFFRKFKLTEHQRTHTGEKPYECTECGKAFLKKSGLSVHQKTHTGEKPFICSECGKGFIQKGNLMVHQRIHTGEKPYICNECGKGFSQKTCLTAHQRFHTGTTPFVCGECGKTLSQKTGLIKHQRTHTGEKPFECSDCGKGFIEKPQLVIHQRIHTGEKPYRCSECGKSFRGKSVLNKHQKTHSVKVENPPSEGHRSSQSSVVLQEKNLNTVTMQVPSVVPQTSVNISGLLANRNVVIVGQPVARCAPTGDSRGLAQERTLMNAVNVVVPSVVNYILFYVTENQ; from the exons atgatCGAGGCCCAG GAAACCCTGACATTTGACGATGTGGCCGTGGACTTCACGTGGGAGGAGTGGCAGCTCCTGGCCCCTCCTCAGAAGGACCTGTACCGGGACGTGATGCTGGAGAACTATAGCAACCTGCTGTCTGTGG GTTATAAAGCCAGCAAACCAGACATACTCTCCAAGTTGGATCAAGGAGAACCATGGACGATGGAAGATGAAATCCACTGTGGAACCCATTCAG TCTGGAAAGTTGATGATCACCTGCTGGAGCACTTACAAAATGAGAGCATGGAGAAGAGACTAGAACAATGGCACAAACAGAACCCACTGGAATATTCTGTTCATCGGAGGAGAACTCATTTTCTGTTCAGGCAAAATCATGGTATGTTTGACTTACATAGAAAAAGTATGAAATCAAATTTAACTTTACTTTCCGAGAGCAGGAGCTATGAAATAAAGAGCCCTGCTGAGTTTACTGGAGAAGTCAGATCCTGTCTCCATGCTGACAATGAACAATTTCATACTGAAATTAAATTCCCCGCAAGCCAAAAACTCACCAGCACTAAGTCCCAATTCATCAAGCATCAGAAgactcaaaaaataaagaaatctcatGTATGTggtgaatgtgggaaagctttcaTCAAAAAGTCTTGGCTCACTGATCACCAGAATCTTCATACAGGAGAGAAGCCCCATCGATGTAATctatgtgggaaagccttcttcAGAAAGTTCAAGCTCACTGAACATCAGAGAACGcatacaggagagaaaccttatgaatgcACTGAATGTGGCAAAGCCTTCCTCAAGAAATCAGGGCTCAGTGTCCATCAGAAAACCCATACCGGGGAGAAACCATTTATATGCAGCGAATGTGGAAAGGGCTTCATCCAGAAGGGAAATCTTATGGTGCATCAGCGGATTCACACAGGCGAGAAACCTTATATATGCAATGAATGTGGAAAAGGCTTCAGCCAAAAGACATGCCTCACAGCACACCAGAGATTTCACACAGGAACGACTCCCTTTGTGTGTGGGGAATGTGGAAAAACCCTTTCCCAGAAGACAGGTCTCATTAAACACCAAAGgactcacacaggagagaaaccctttGAATGCAGCGATTGTGGGAAAGGCTTTATCGAGAAGCCGCAGCTCGTTATACATCAGAGAATCCATACAGGGGAGAAACCTTATAGAtgtagtgaatgtgggaaatcatTCAGAGGGAAGTCAGTCCTCAATAAACATCAGAAAACTCATTCAGTCAAGGTGGAAAATCCTCCCTCAGAGGGTCACAGGTCCTCACAGAGCAGTGTTGTCCTCCAAGAGAAAAACCTTAATACAGTGACAATGCAAGTACCTTCTGTGGTCCCTCAGACATCAGTCAACATCAGTGGGCTCCTAGCAAACAGGAATGTAGTCATAGTGGGACAGCCTGTGGCCAGATGTGCACCCACAGGAGACAGCAGAGGGTTGGCACAGGAGAGAACCCTTATGAATGCAGTGAATGTGGTTGTGCCTTCAGTggtcaattatattttattttatgtcacAGAAAACcagtag
- the LOC137753007 gene encoding zinc finger protein 350-like isoform X2 has protein sequence MIEAQETLTFDDVAVDFTWEEWQLLAPPQKDLYRDVMLENYSNLLSVGYKASKPDILSKLDQGEPWTMEDEIHCGTHSEVWKVDDHLLEHLQNESMEKRLEQWHKQNPLEYSVHRRRTHFLFRQNHGMFDLHRKSMKSNLTLLSESRSYEIKSPAEFTGEVRSCLHADNEQFHTEIKFPASQKLTSTKSQFIKHQKTQKIKKSHVCGECGKAFIKKSWLTDHQNLHTGEKPHRCNLCGKAFFRKFKLTEHQRTHTGEKPYECTECGKAFLKKSGLSVHQKTHTGEKPFICSECGKGFIQKGNLMVHQRIHTGEKPYICNECGKGFSQKTCLTAHQRFHTGTTPFVCGECGKTLSQKTGLIKHQRTHTGEKPFECSDCGKGFIEKPQLVIHQRIHTGEKPYRCSECGKSFRGKSVLNKHQKTHSVKVENPPSEGHRSSQSSVVLQEKNLNTVTMQVPSVVPQTSVNISGLLANRNVVIVGQPVARCAPTGDSRGLAQERTLMNAVNVVVPSVVNYILFYVTENQ, from the exons atgatCGAGGCCCAG GAAACCCTGACATTTGACGATGTGGCCGTGGACTTCACGTGGGAGGAGTGGCAGCTCCTGGCCCCTCCTCAGAAGGACCTGTACCGGGACGTGATGCTGGAGAACTATAGCAACCTGCTGTCTGTGG GTTATAAAGCCAGCAAACCAGACATACTCTCCAAGTTGGATCAAGGAGAACCATGGACGATGGAAGATGAAATCCACTGTGGAACCCATTCAG aaGTCTGGAAAGTTGATGATCACCTGCTGGAGCACTTACAAAATGAGAGCATGGAGAAGAGACTAGAACAATGGCACAAACAGAACCCACTGGAATATTCTGTTCATCGGAGGAGAACTCATTTTCTGTTCAGGCAAAATCATGGTATGTTTGACTTACATAGAAAAAGTATGAAATCAAATTTAACTTTACTTTCCGAGAGCAGGAGCTATGAAATAAAGAGCCCTGCTGAGTTTACTGGAGAAGTCAGATCCTGTCTCCATGCTGACAATGAACAATTTCATACTGAAATTAAATTCCCCGCAAGCCAAAAACTCACCAGCACTAAGTCCCAATTCATCAAGCATCAGAAgactcaaaaaataaagaaatctcatGTATGTggtgaatgtgggaaagctttcaTCAAAAAGTCTTGGCTCACTGATCACCAGAATCTTCATACAGGAGAGAAGCCCCATCGATGTAATctatgtgggaaagccttcttcAGAAAGTTCAAGCTCACTGAACATCAGAGAACGcatacaggagagaaaccttatgaatgcACTGAATGTGGCAAAGCCTTCCTCAAGAAATCAGGGCTCAGTGTCCATCAGAAAACCCATACCGGGGAGAAACCATTTATATGCAGCGAATGTGGAAAGGGCTTCATCCAGAAGGGAAATCTTATGGTGCATCAGCGGATTCACACAGGCGAGAAACCTTATATATGCAATGAATGTGGAAAAGGCTTCAGCCAAAAGACATGCCTCACAGCACACCAGAGATTTCACACAGGAACGACTCCCTTTGTGTGTGGGGAATGTGGAAAAACCCTTTCCCAGAAGACAGGTCTCATTAAACACCAAAGgactcacacaggagagaaaccctttGAATGCAGCGATTGTGGGAAAGGCTTTATCGAGAAGCCGCAGCTCGTTATACATCAGAGAATCCATACAGGGGAGAAACCTTATAGAtgtagtgaatgtgggaaatcatTCAGAGGGAAGTCAGTCCTCAATAAACATCAGAAAACTCATTCAGTCAAGGTGGAAAATCCTCCCTCAGAGGGTCACAGGTCCTCACAGAGCAGTGTTGTCCTCCAAGAGAAAAACCTTAATACAGTGACAATGCAAGTACCTTCTGTGGTCCCTCAGACATCAGTCAACATCAGTGGGCTCCTAGCAAACAGGAATGTAGTCATAGTGGGACAGCCTGTGGCCAGATGTGCACCCACAGGAGACAGCAGAGGGTTGGCACAGGAGAGAACCCTTATGAATGCAGTGAATGTGGTTGTGCCTTCAGTggtcaattatattttattttatgtcacAGAAAACcagtag